A window of Lysobacter sp. TY2-98 genomic DNA:
TACGGTTCGGACACGACCTACAAGATCGGCGCGCTGTGGACGCCGGTGAAGTGGTTCTCGTTCCGCGCGTCCTACGGCACCTCGTACCGCGCCCCGGCGCTGTTCGAGCAGTTCCTCGGTGCGACCAGCGGCTTCCTGAGCAACCAGAACGATCCCTGCAACAACTACGGCACCGATCCGACCTCGATCCGTGCGAAGAACTGCGCCAGCGAAGGTCTCGCGCCGAACTTCGTCGCGACGCAGTCGGTCGCCGTGCTGACGGCAGGTGGTGCGGACGCCGGTCTGAAGGCGGAAACGTCGAAGAACCTGACCACCGGCATCATCCTGCAGCCGGAGCTGCCGACGGCCTGGGGTGATCTGTCGTTCGCGGCGGACTACTTCGACATCGTCGTCGACAACGGTGTCTCGCGCGCCGGTGCCACCAACATCCTGCAGCTCTGCTACGACGATCCGCAGTTCCGCAGCGGTGGCGGCTTCTGCCGTCTGGTTGATCCGCGCAATCCGACCAGCCAGGCGCTGACGGTGCACGACAGCTACGTCAACCTGTCGCAGGACAAGGTGCGCGGCTGGGACTTCACGCTGCGCTACTCGCACGACATCGGTCCGGGCACGCTGCGTGCCACCACGCAGCTCACGCACTTCCTCCAGCAGGCGAACAAGCTGTTCGCGGACGATCCGCTGGATGACGTCAACGGCACGCTCAACAACCCGGCCTACGCCGGCACGATGGACGTGACCTATAAGGTGAAGAACTGGCAGGGTCGTTACGGCCTGGAGTGGATCGACAACATGGACAGCGCCGACTACCTCGGCCTGACCGCGGCCCAGCGCCAGGTCTTCAACTTCAGCGTGCCGAACTACTACCTGCACAGCGTGTCGCTGCAGTACACGGGCGACAAGTGGCAGGTGACGGGTGGCGTGCGCAACCTCGCCAACAAGACGCCACCGGTGATCTCGTCGGGTGCGTACAACCGCGTCGGCAATGCACCGCTGTACAGCGGCTACGACTACGTGGGTCGTACGTACTTCGTGAACATCCAGAAGACGTTCTGATGCAGTAGCGGTAACCGGGTCCCGTCGCCGCGTGGCGGCGGGACCTTTTTTTTGCCCAGATCGCGCGCCACGCACGGACGCGCCTCGCTCCGGAGCATCCATGAAAGCAACCTCTCTCGCGCTTGCGCTGGCTCTTTCGCTTGCCGCGCTTTCGCCTGCACACGCTGCCCCCACGCCGCCCACCATCGCGCAGCTCGCCGCCTATCCGGCGATGTCGGGCTTCTCGCTATCGCCCGACGGCAAGCATCTCGCCGCCCTGCAGGCGCGAGGCGAAGACCGCGTCATCCTGGTGTGGGACACCGACGCGCTCGACAAGGCGCCGATGGTGATCGGCACGAAGAACATGAAGTTCAAGTCGGTGTCGTTCATCAAGAACGACCTGCTCGCGGTCCAGCTCTGGCAGCCGTACGACCTGCGCGCGGACGGCGTCATCAAGACCTTTATCGACAAGCTCTACATCACCGACCTGCAGGGCAAGCAATGGCACGAGCCGATGCCCGCGCTCAACACACAGAGCCGTGAGCTTCAGCTCGCTGCAGCGCGGAGCAGCCCGAGCATCCTCAATGTGCTGCCGAACGATCCCGACCACGTGCTCGTAGTCAATACGGTCGGCATGGACGCGGGCGATGTCTACAAGGTCAACCTGCACACGTTCAAGGCCGACCGCGTCCAACGCAGCGAGGAAAACGCCGCGGGCTACGTCACCGACTTCAACGGCAACATCCGCGCGCGTCTGCGCAGCGACATCGATGGCAAGGGCGCTTACGTCGCGGCCGAATTCCGTGACCCCGAGACCGACGCCTGGAGCGAGCATTTCCGTTCCTACGTCAAGGCGCGCGACCACGTCGAGGTCGTGGGCTTCTCCGAAGACCCGAACATCGCGTTCGTGCTGAGCAACGAAGGCCGCGACAAGGCGGCCATCTACGAATACGACATCAAGGCGCGCAAGAAGGGCGAGGTGCTGTTCGAGCACAAGTTCTTCGATGCCAGCAGCGTCATTACCAATCATTACTCGAGCGGCGGTGGCGGCCGTCCGGGCGAAGTGCTCGGCATTGCCTACGAGGGGCCGCGCGAGGGCGATATCGAATGGACTGCGCCGCAGCTCAAAGCCATCGACGCTGGCCTGCGCCAAGCGCTCGGGCTGAAGGAAGCGCCGACGCAGTTCGTCGACCCCGCGACCGGCGACAAGGCCACGACCGGCTATGACGGCGACGCCACCGTAAGCCTGGTCGACTACAGCCAGGACCTCAAGACGGTGATCGCGAGCGTGCACGGCCCGTCGCGTCCGCCGGAAACCTATCTCTTGAAGGACGGCAAGCTGTCGCTGCTGGCGAAGGCGTATCCGGACATCGATCCGGCGTCGCTGGGCCAGACGCGCCTGGTCTATTACAAGGCGCGCGACGGCCTCGATATTCCGGCGTTCCTGACCACGCCGAACGAAACGATGTGCGGCGGCGGTCCGTGGAAAGCCGTGGTGCATCCGCACGGCGGTCCGTGGGCGCGCGACGCCATGGACTTCGACGGCTCGATGTGGATCCCGCTGATGGCATCGCGTTGCATGGCGGTGCTGCGTCCGCAGTACCGCGGTTCGCAGGGCTGGGGTCGCAAGCTGTGGACGGCCGGGGACGCCCAGTGGGGCAAGGCCATGCAGGACGACAAGGACGACGGCGCGAAGTGGTTGATCGACCAGAAGATCGCGCAGCCCGGCCATATCGCGATGTTCGGCTTCTCATACGGCGGCTACGCGTCGATGGCGGCGGCAGTGCGACCGAATGGTCTCTACAAGTGCGCAATCGCGGGCGCCGGCGTGTCCGACATCCACCGCATCTGGTCGAAGTTCTATACCAACCCGTTCTTCCGCCAGGCGCAGGCGCCGACGGTCGATGGCCTGAACCCGCTCGACAAGGCCGACCAGATCCAGATTCCGATCATGGTCTACCACGGCGAGCGCGACCGAACGGTGCCGATCGAGCAGTCGCAGTGGTTCGTGTCCAAGGCCAAGGCGTCGGGGCGTCCGGTCGAGTACCACGAGCTGCCCGACTACGCGCACGGTCCGGCATGGACCCGCGCGATCTTCGCGGACCAGCTCAAGCTGATTGACGACTACCTCACGACGGGGTGCGGCGGTGGCGGTCTGTAAGACCCTCGTTTCGTTCTGACACAGGGGCCCGGCATGCGTCCGGGCCCCTCTGCTTTCGCGCATCTCGCGTACGAAAAGCCGTTGGTCGCCGCGTTGCGGCAGCGCAGCATTTCCTGTCGTATAACCGGGTCATCAAGGTGCACGGGGCTGCGATGATGGTCCAGCGAAGTGCGTTCGGAAGGCGATTCCGGATCAGCTCCCGCCATGTCGCGAGTTTGGCCGGGATGACGGGCATGTCCGCGTCCGCGCATGCGTCGGCGTCGGCCTCTGCGGTCGACAAGGGCGACACCGCCTGGATGCTCGTCGCGACTCTGCTCGTCGTGCTCATGATCGCGCCGGGGCTCGCGTTGTTCTACGGCGGTCTCGTGCGCGGGAAGAACGTGCTGTCGGTGCTCGTGCAGGTGCTGGTCGTCGCCGCGATGGCGTGCGTGCTGTGGATCGCGTACGGCTATTCGCTCACTTTCGACGGCGGCGGCGCGTTCGTCGGCGGGGTCGGCAAGGTGTTCCTGCGCGGCGTAACCCCCGCATCGACGGT
This region includes:
- a CDS encoding prolyl oligopeptidase family serine peptidase, with protein sequence MKATSLALALALSLAALSPAHAAPTPPTIAQLAAYPAMSGFSLSPDGKHLAALQARGEDRVILVWDTDALDKAPMVIGTKNMKFKSVSFIKNDLLAVQLWQPYDLRADGVIKTFIDKLYITDLQGKQWHEPMPALNTQSRELQLAAARSSPSILNVLPNDPDHVLVVNTVGMDAGDVYKVNLHTFKADRVQRSEENAAGYVTDFNGNIRARLRSDIDGKGAYVAAEFRDPETDAWSEHFRSYVKARDHVEVVGFSEDPNIAFVLSNEGRDKAAIYEYDIKARKKGEVLFEHKFFDASSVITNHYSSGGGGRPGEVLGIAYEGPREGDIEWTAPQLKAIDAGLRQALGLKEAPTQFVDPATGDKATTGYDGDATVSLVDYSQDLKTVIASVHGPSRPPETYLLKDGKLSLLAKAYPDIDPASLGQTRLVYYKARDGLDIPAFLTTPNETMCGGGPWKAVVHPHGGPWARDAMDFDGSMWIPLMASRCMAVLRPQYRGSQGWGRKLWTAGDAQWGKAMQDDKDDGAKWLIDQKIAQPGHIAMFGFSYGGYASMAAAVRPNGLYKCAIAGAGVSDIHRIWSKFYTNPFFRQAQAPTVDGLNPLDKADQIQIPIMVYHGERDRTVPIEQSQWFVSKAKASGRPVEYHELPDYAHGPAWTRAIFADQLKLIDDYLTTGCGGGGL